A window of Solanum stenotomum isolate F172 chromosome 3, ASM1918654v1, whole genome shotgun sequence contains these coding sequences:
- the LOC125857606 gene encoding putative glucan endo-1,3-beta-glucosidase GVI, whose amino-acid sequence MQSINILLFVFASLALRYGVEGIGVNYGFLGNNLPPPAQVISFLKSKNIQKIRIFDPNPDVLKALENSAISVILGTRNEDLQALASDPTFATNWVQNNVIPYASLLDFTHISVGNEVIPGPLASFVLGAMQNLDSAIRASGYYIPVTTTISLQVLATSYPPSNGAFSEEAVQFLQPIAQFLAAKYYPLLANVYPYFAYSGNSAQIQLDYALFLNTAPIVTDGALQYKNLFDAMVDSLYAALEKVGETTVEVVVAETGWPTAGDVYATIGNAQTYVNNLISHVSSGQGTPRRPGKALETYIFALFNENQKSAGVEENFGLFYPDMNEVYHVNLIP is encoded by the exons ATGCAATCAATTAACATCTTGTTATTTGTCTTTGCATCTCTGGCCTTACGCTATG GTGTTGAAGGAATTGGAGTGAACTATGGATTTCTGGGTAACAATCTACCACCACCAGCACAAGTGATCAGTTTCTTGAAAtccaaaaatatacaaaaaatccGAATTTTTGACCCGAACCCGGACGTGTTAAAAGCACTAGAGAATTCTGCCATTTCAGTAATTCTTGGTACTCGAAATGAAGATTTACAAGCACTTGCAAGTGATCCAACTTTTGCAACAAATTGGGTACAAAATAACGTTATTCCATATGCTTCTCTTCTTGATTTTACACACATTTCAGTAGGTAATGAAGTGATCCCAGGTCCATTAGCAAGTTTTGTATTAGGAGCCATGCAGAATCTGGACTCAGCAATTAGAGCCTCTGGTTATTACATACCtgttacaacaacaatatcgTTACAAGTTTTAGCAACCTCGTATCCTCCTTCAAACGGCGCGTTCTCCGAGGAGGCCGTTCAATTTCTACAGCCCATTGCACAATTTTTAGCTGCAAAATATTATCCGttactagctaatgtctatcctTATTTTGCTTATTCTGGAAATTCTGCTCAAATTCAATTAGACTATGCACTTTTTCTAAATACGGCTCCAATTGTAACTGACGGGGCGTTGCAATACAAAAATTTGTTTGATGCAATGGTGGATTCTCTGTATGCTGCATTGGAGAAAGTTGGAGAAACTACGGTGGAAGTTGTGGTTGCGGAAACAGGATGGCCAACTGCTGGCGATGTTTATGCAACTATTGGGAATGCTCAAACATATGTGAATAATTTGATTTCACATGTTTCATCTGGACAAGGAACTCCTAGGAGGCCCGGAAAAGCTTTGGAGACGTATATTTTCGCTCTCTTTAATGAGAATCAAAAGTCTGCTGGTGTAGAAGAAAATTTTGGTTTATTTTATCCTGATATGAATGAGGTTTACCATGTCAACTTAATACCCTAG
- the LOC125857607 gene encoding putative glucan endo-1,3-beta-glucosidase GVI — translation MQRLCVLLFVFACVTLSSGVDGIGVNYGLLGNNLPPPAQVINLLKSRNFQKIRIFDPNPDVLKALEGSCISLILGVRNEDLQQLASDLTFATNWVNTNVVPHVSFVNFAYISAGNEVIPGQLATFVLGAMQNLDMALKAHNINIPVTTTVSLQVLGTSYPPSNGSFSEDSIQFLQPIAQFLATKQYPLLADVYPYFAYASNPDQIQLDYALIKNTGAIVVDGDLRYNNLFDAMVDALYAALEKVGQPGLDVVVSETGWPSGGDVYATIDNAHTYVNNLIAHVASGKGTPRKPGKVVETYIFALFNENQKPVGTEQNFGLFYPNMTEVYHVNLTPMKN, via the exons ATGCAGCGTCTTTGCGTCTTGTTATTTGTCTTTGCTTGTGTAACTTTAAGCTCCG gTGTTGATGGAATTGGTGTGAATTATGGACTTCTGGGAAACAATCTGCCACCACCAGCTCAGGTGATCAATCTATTGAAATCCAGAAACTTTCAAAAGATCCGAATTTTCGATCCGAACCCGGACGTGTTAAAAGCACTAGAAGGTTCGTGCATTTCGTTAATTCTTGGTGTTCGGAATGAAGATCTGCAACAACTTGCAAGTGATTTAACTTTTGCCACGAATTGGGTTAACACTAACGTTGTTCCACATGTTTCATTCGTAAATTTTGCATATATCTCCGCGGGTAATGAAGTAATACCCGGACAGTTAGCGACTTTTGTACTAGGAGCCATGCAAAATTTGGATATGGCGCTCAAAGCGCACAACATTAATATACCTGTAACGACAACAGTGTCACTACAGGTTTTAGGGACCTCGTATCCCCCATCGAATGGCTCATTCTCCGAGGATTCTATTCAATTTTTGCAACCAATTGCGCAATTTTTAGCTACAAAGCAATATCCGTTGCTGGCTGATGTGTATCCTTATTTTGCGTATGCTTCAAATCCTGATCAAATTCAGTTAGACTATGCACTTATTAAAAATACGGGCGCGATTGTTGTTGACGGAGATTTACGATACAACAACTTGTTTGATGCAATGGTGGATGCTCTGTATGCTGCGTTGGAGAAAGTTGGACAACCTGGTTTAGATGTTGTGGTTTCGGAAACAGGATGGCCGAGTGGTGGCGATGTTTATGCAACTATTGACAATGCTCATACCTATGTTAACAATTTGATTGCACATGTTGCATCGGGGAAAGGGACTCCTAGGAAGCCTGGAAAAGTTGTGGAGACGTATATTTTTGCTCTCTTTAATGAGAATCAAAAGCCTGTTGGTACTGAACAAAATTTTGGTTTATTTTACCCTAATATGACTGAAGTTTACCACGTTAATTTAACACCAATGAAGAATTAA